A stretch of DNA from Desulfosarcina ovata subsp. ovata:
AAGACCACCATTGCGCCTTTCTGGCCGCTGAAACCATTCGTGAGGCATTGGGGCAGTATATGCGAAATCAGACACCGCATGGAAATAAATGATCGTCGTGTAAAAAATTGAGATCAACATCGTAAAGCCGATAATCCGGACATGGGTGACGATCAATACCGTTTGCGCCGCAAGGAACGCTTTTTCTTCCGTTTGCCGCCCGGATCGGCAGGTCTAACCTTTATCGCGTTGCCATCAATGCGGTTCCCATTCAACGCTTTGATGGCCTGATCCGCTTCCGAATTACTGGGCATTTCAATAAATCCATATCCCTTGGGCGTGCCCGAAAATCGGTCTTTAATAACTTTGACATGTTCAACTTCGCCGAATTCGGCAAACAGGGCTTTCAAGCGATCTTCCGTGATGTTGTTGGCCAGATTGCCGATATAGATATTCATGCGCAAATGCCTTTCTCCCGTCGCAACGTCCCCGGCTGCGCCAAAAAGAAGCGGGTTCGAATCAGATGAGGCGGGTTGATGTTCTGGATGAGCGATGGGTATAGTGTTTAAGATAATGTTTTTGGCAAGGCCAGAGGGAGGAAGCCGTATTGTCATACTGCGACGACCGATAACGCAGCCCAAAAACATTATCTTGAATGCTATATAATAGAGTGAAGGGACCGAAGCGTCGTAAAAAGGTGGTACGAATGGACGATGGTCTTCTCCGGGATTCACTCCGGGAATAGCAAAGGGCATGCCCCGGACTGGAAGGCATGCCCTTATTTAAGCGGTAGTGCGGGTTAGACAGCGGTAACGTTTACCGCTGAGGGGCCTTTCGGACCTTGCTGAACATCAAAGGTCACCCGGTCACCCTCGTTCAGGCTCTTAAATCCCGTGGCGTTTATCCCTGAATGATGAACAAACACGTCAGGACCATTTTCCTGTTCGATAAAACCGTACCCCTTGCTGTCATTAAACCATTTTACAATACCATCAGCCATGTCGACTTCCTCCTTTCTTAAAATTTTCAATGTTGCAGACTGGAGGATGCCATTTTGACAAATGGTGAGTTCCTACAGAAAGAAACGGCCCTCTATTGCAGTGGGATTGAATTGAATTTGCCTACATTACCTGTTATTGCTTCAGAATGCAAATTAATTATTTGCTTCTTAAAAAAAAGTCAACTTGATCATCTGGAGGCCTGCTTCACCGCGCGCCGCAGTGCCGCGGTGATTTTCCTGGCCGGCCAAGCCGTCACCGACCAACCGATCACCATGATCATCAGCCATACCACCACCTCTGCAGCCTGAGTCAGTTCCCGACTCTGAGCGACCAGTGGTCCCAATAGGACCGCACCAACAAAACCGGCAGCGATACGCCAGGCATCTTCGGAAAAAAGGAGATAAAAGAAAATATAAGAAACCGTGATGGGACGTTTTTGCATACTCACTCCTTATAACCAATGTCACGTTATTCGCTTTGAATAATGGCTTTTTTACCTTCGGTCAAGGTTGATGAATGCAAATCTGAAATTTCAATTGACGTCTTTTAATTTCTGCGGGGGTCAAGTATAGATAAGGCATACCGCCTTAGCGGACAATATTGGCCGACATACCATTATGGATTTACTGACCAGCTTCAAAATACTGGGGATTACCCCCCTGTCAGACGCCGACCAGGCAAAACACGCCTACAAAGCCCAGGTGCGACGCTGGCATCCGGATCAGTTTCCCGAAGGCTCGGCCTCCAAAATCCAGGCCGAGGAACAGCTCAAGCGAATCAATGTCGCCTATGCCCGAATCCGGCAGCACCTGGCCACCCATCGACCCGATACAGGGCCGACATCCGACGCCGAACCAGCCTGTAGGCCACCAAAGAAATCTCCAAACGGCCACGTCGCCCCTGAAAAAAAGAGAAAACGCTCCTGGATGGATCATTTGTTCGACGCATTGAATTCGTTTTCCGGCGGGGATGATGACGCCGGGCCAAGTGCGGTGGGTGAAACCGACGCCAAACGGCAGCGCCGCAGTTTCAAACAGGTTCTTGATGAGATGGCCTGCGGCAAAGTTCCGGAAGAGGGATCGCCTTCCCCCCGTCCAGCACCCACTTACCGGTGCCGCACCACCGGATACCGGCAGCCTGGCCGCCAATCGAATACCGATGCAGTGGATGGAACGGCGCGGGTCGAGCCAATCAAGCCGGTGGGCCGGGTTCGCGGCATCGGCAGAAACCGATAGCGCCACGGAAAAATACCGGACCATCCCTGTCTATCGAAGCATGCCCTGCCTTTTCATTGGCCGTTATTACCGAAGGATTCCAACAGGGCAACCAGCAGACGCCACACTTTTTCGACTGACGGCAAATAGAGCCGCTCCGAGGGCGAATGGGGATTTTCAATGGTCGGCCCCATGGAAATCATATCCATTCCCGGACAGTGAGCACCAATAACCCCGCACTCCAGTCCGGCGTGAATCACCTCGACCCTTGCGTCGGTGGCAAACAATTCCCGGTAGAGGGTGGTACAACGCTGGAGCAATGCGGAATCACGGTTCATGGGCCACGACGGATACCCCGCATCGGTCGTGGCCCGGGCACCGGCAAGTCGACCGGCCGCCTCGACGGTCCGGCAAATGGCACCCAGCCGGGACGGGATTGAACTTCGCTGGCTGGTTATGACCGACAGCGTTTCGTCCTCGATGGACACCATGGCCAGATTGGCTGACGTCTGCACCAGTAATGGGAGTTGGGCATCCATTTCGATGGGCCCGTCGGGCAGGGCCAAGAGCAGTTCAACCAGCAGGGCTGAATCTTTTTCAGTGATACCGCGACATGGTTCAGCGGCCGGTCCTTGTTGATCCAATTGAATGGTCAACCCGGAATCTGTTGCCAAATATTCATTCCGGATCGTGTCGGCAAGCGAGCTGACCGTGGACGCCACCATCGCCGCCTGATCACCGGGACAGGCCAAAAGCGCCCTGCAGTTTCGTGGAATCACATTTTTTCGGGTGCCTCCGCTGATTGATACGATGCGAAGGGGGACGGTCGCCATGGCGGCGTCCAGCAGGCGCGCCATCAGCTTGTTGGCATTGGCGCGATGTTTGGCAATATCGAGACCGCTGTGTCCTCCCTGCAGGCCATCGACAGAGACTGAAAGCAGCTCGTATCCACGGTCAACCGGCTGAAACGCCAGGGGTCGCCGGATGGTGGTATCCCGCCCGCCGGCACATCCGACGACGAACAGTCCCTCATCCTCGGAATCCAGGTTGACCAGTATTTTCCCTGAAAGCAATCCCGGGTCCATCCCGAGGGCACCGGTCAAACCGGTCTCCTCGTCCACCGTAAAAAATAGTTCCAGGGATGGGTGGGCGATGGTCGGGTTGTCCACCAGGGCCAGTGCCATGGCGATGGCGACTCCATTATCCGCCCCCAGGGTGGTCTCGACAGCGGTCAACCAGGGCCCATCTTCAACCATGCGGATCGGGTCCTTAAAAAAATCGTGGGCCGAACCGGCGTCTTTTTCGCAAACCATGTCCATATGTCCCTGTAGAATAATGGTGGGGGCCTTTTCGAAGCCCTGGCTGGCCGGCACCTGAATGATCAGGTTGCCGATCCGATCCGACAAAACCGTCAATCCTCTCTGCCCCCCCCACTGCGTGAGCCAACGCGAAATCTGCTGCTCCTGTTTTGAGCATCGCGGATGCTGGTTAATCTGTTCAAAATAGTCAATCACCGCACGGGTCGGTTTATGCATGGTTCAATCTCCTACGCTTAGGCGATTGGCGGATAAGAAATCGCCTAAAAAAAGCCGGTCAAGGCATGGGAAAAAAAGCCGATACTAAATGAAACCCTGGTGGAAATAAAGGAAACCCTTTCGTCCCATGAACACCAAACTCCTGATCATCATCGCATTTGTTTATTTTCTTGCCTGGAAAAGAGGCGCGGATAGCTTTCTGCTATTCTGCGGCCTGTTTGCCGCAGGTCTTTGCATCTGTGTGTTTCTCTACCGTGCGGAGAACGTGCGTGCGGTGAATAAAAAAGATACCGGCTAAGCGTTTATTAAGATCCGCAGGCATCAGCTTCGTTTTTGCAGACAATCCAATAGTGCCTGGCAGTTTCCGGGCGCGGTAACCAGCAGATGTTCTTCAATCCGTTCACCGTTCAAGTAATCGTTGAGATAAAATTTTTCACCGCTGGTTTTGAAGATCCGCCCGCCGGCCGCTTCGACGATCACTCGGGTGGCTGCCAGATCCTGAAAGGTTTCGTTGGCCGTAACCGCTATATCCGCCCGGCCCATGGCCACATAGCATAGATGTGCACCGGTACAGCCCAGGTTTCTGATCTTTCCTGGAAACTCGGATAAATAGTAACGGTGAAATCTGGAAAAGGTGAACATCAGGCTTTCGTCATCGATGGCGCGGTCGTCAGCCATCCGGATCTCCCGTTCTCCCCAGTACGCCTTGCCCCCGGCCTGGGCATAAAACAGGTCGCCGGTGGCGGGCATATAAAACGCACCGAATACGGGCCAAAAATTTTCGAAAAGGGCTAGCGACATGCCCCATATGGGAATTCCAGCCTGGTAATTGTCCACACCGTCAATGGGATCAAAAATCCAAAGGTATCGGCGGCTGTCGTGGGTGTATTGTGTATCCGGGGTCCGACTGGTAAACATCTGGTGATCAGGATAGGATTGATCCAGGCCCTGTCTGAACCGTTGACTGATCTGAAGCTCAGCCCGGGTGATCAGGCCTTCGTCAAACTTGGCCGCGCTGCCGCCCTTGCTAAAACTCTCCAGCGCAATTTGTCCGGCACCGCGAATGGCGTTGAGGGCAAACGCCGTCAACGCTTCGATCCCATGGCTTGGCTCCTTTGTCATAGCATCTCCTGGTTATTGGGTGGATGGCTTTCATGGCAAACGGATATGGCCGAGCAAGGATATACAGCATTCAAGATAATGTTTTTGGGCTGCGTTATCGGTCGTCGCAGTATTACAATACGGCTCCCTCCCTCTGGCCTTGCCAAAAACATTATCTTAAAAACTATAGGAAAAGCGTGCCATACCCCGAACACGGGTCGCCGTTGTCAGAAGAAGAGGACTTCTGGACCATGGTGCCTGCATACGAGCGGGCCTGAATGTCAGGTGTGTTTTCAAATAGTGGTGACAGGACTGTATACGATGTCCGGCGGGAAAAGAGCGGTTTCTGCCCCGAGACTTCCCAACGGTGATCGGGGCACGCCGGTTATTTCTTCGATGAGGCGTACCCGTCTGCGTACCAACCACCGCCTTTTAATTCAAAGCTGCAGGCAGAAATGATTTTTTTTGCCTGTTGGTGGCACTTGGGGCACTCAATCGTCTGTGTATCCATTCTGACCAGTTCTTCGGTGATGTGACCACACTTGCACTGAAACTCGTAAACCGGCATCTGTCTGTCCTTTCTGAATCTGTGATGAGATTGTCCGGGCCGACTGTTTGAAGTTGAAACCAATCGCCCGATCAATCTTTTAATTTAATCCCCTTTGATAGGCATGTCAAGCTCCGATCACGCCGTGCACAGGGCAATCGCATGTAGATTTCCGGGTTGCTTTTCTTCCTAAAATTAGAGCGTCCATGAATGTCAAAGACCAAATGAAAAATGTCAAATGGTGGTATTCTATCTATTTTGAAATCGATTTCATCCTTCATTTGACATTTGGGCTTTGGCATTTGGCATTTTTCCACTTTCGGGAATGGTGCGTGTTCAGGAACGGCCGGTTTTTGATTTTACTTGCGATCGCCATGACGCCGTGCATCCACCGCATCCCGGGTTGGCATTAACGAAATTTATCCCTCGCTATTGGCAACGGTTTTAATCGTCTCCTGCTGCTGCGGCCGCCAATGCAGAAAGCGGCCTCTCATCCACGGAAACCCACTGACCAGGGCAACCAGCAGGGTGGCGGCGTAAGGCAGGGCTTGAACCACCAGCACAATGACCCACAGGTTCATATCCAGAGTGTCCATTTTCTGCAGCAGACCGATCGTAGTGGCTGCACTGAGCATGGCGGCAAGCAGGAAAATCTCCTCCAGGGAAACCATCAGCGACTGTGTCAATAGCGACAGTTTGCCTGTTTTGGCCATTTTGGGAGTTCGGTAAAATGGCTTGTCACGGGTAACGAAGCCCGCCAGCACCGCATTGGCAATGGTGTGGGAAAGTGCCAGCCCCGCGGCCGCGGCCGCTACGGTCTGTGCCAGGGTTGCATTTACGCGGGTCCGATAAAGGTAGACGACTTTACCGATTTTGAAAGTAAATAGGGCCAGTGGCAAAATCGAGAAGATCACCAGTGGCGGATCAATATGCAGGGGGTCGATAATCATGGCCAGGGACCACAACAGGGCGGCCACATTAAAAAAAAGGTTGGCGCCGTCGGCCAGCCAGGGAAGCCAGCCGGCAATGAAATGATAGCGCTGTCCGTTGCGCAGTTGGCTTTTTTTGCTGCCGGACAGGAACTTGGCATGCCGGCGCAGGATCTGCACGGCCCCGTAAGCCCAGCGGTAGCGCTGTTTTTTGTAGTCGGCAAAGGTGTCGGGCATCAGTCCGCGCCCATAGGAACGGGGAATGTAGGCCGCCTCATAACCGTGTTCGAAAATCCTCAGCCCCAACTCGGCATCTTCGGTAATGGACCACTCACTCCAGCCATCAATGGATTCCAGGACCGACCGCCGGATCAGGGTCATGGTGCCATGCTGGATGATGGCGTTACGCTCATTGCGGGTCACCATGCCAATAAAGAAGAATCCCCGGTATTCGGCATAGCACATCGATTTGAAAGCATTTAATTCCCCGTCCCGGTAATCCTGGGGTGCCTGTACGATCCCGACTTTGGGTTCCTTGAACTGGGGCACCAGATCCCTGAGCCAGTTGGGGGCCACCTGGTAATCACTGTCGATCACGGCAATGATCTGGGCGGCGGCGTTGGTCCGTGAGAGGGCAAAGTTCAACGCGCCGGCCTTAAACCCCGCCAGCGGGTTGACATGAAAAAAACGGAAGCGGGCACCCAGGCTGTGGCAATGTTCGGCCACCGGCTTCCATACCCCGGAATCCCGGGTGTTGTTGTCCACCACCAGGACCTCAAAACGGGGATAATCCAAGGTGGCCAGGGCATTTAAGGTATCGATCACCATCTCCGGCGGCTCGTTGTAGGCCGGCACATGGATGGAAACCATGGGCAATTGGTCATCGTCGAGGGTCACGGGCCGGAAAGAGCGCCGCAAACGGATGATCCAGCGCGCCTCGGCCCACTCATGGGCCTCGGTCAGCAGTACCACGATGACGCCGATCATCCCGCTGATCATCACCAGCCCCACAATGACCGTTCCCACGGTCAGATACTGATGGATATAATCGTAGACCACCCACACCGCCCCTGAAGCGGCGGCAAACACCAGCACGGCAAGAAACCCCCGCCCCCGGTCACTCAGGGAATGGCTGTCAATCAACAGAACGGCAAACGTAATCAAGGCGATGAAGACCGACAGACCGGCCAGCCGGGTCCAGTTGGGAATCGGCACAATAGGCCGGGTGAAAGGAAACTTTTCCTGGCGGGCCACGTCATAAACACCCCAGTAGGCGCCCACGGCACCTTCGGTGTCCCGTTTCCAGGGTTGGTCGAAGGCCTCCATGATGTAGTAGATGTAATTTTCCTGCTGGGCGCGATCGAGGAACCGCCTGAGAAACACCGCCTGGTTGGCCGGCGAGGCCACCGCCGACTGTCGGGTGCGGCCGTTGCTGGGCCAGCCCACCTCGGCGATGATGATGGGCTTGCCCGGAAACAGTTCTTTGAGCAGGTCTATCTTTTCGACTACGAAATCCACGGCCCGGTCGATATGGACACCCTCCCAGTAGGGCAGCATGTGCACCGCGATATAATCGACGTGCTCGGCCAGTTCATGGTACTTGACCCACACATGCCAGGGCTCGGCCGTACTCACGGGGACATCCAGGGCGGCCCGCGCCTCGTCCAGGTACACGGCGAGTTCCTCTGGGGTCAACTCCCCACGCAGAATCGCCTCGTTGCCCACCACCGCCCGCACGATATTGGTGCTTCGGGCTGCGGTTTCAAGAAAGATCTGCATATCTTTGCGATTGCGTTCGTGGTTTCCGTCGATCCATACGCCGAAGGCCACATTGAGGTGGTATTTTTTGGCCATTTCAGGAATCCGGAACAGCTTATCCTCCACCGTGTAGGTACGGATGGCATGAGTTTTCCCCTCCAGCAACGCCAGGTCGGACTCGATGTCGCTTTCGTCCGGATAGATCTTTTCAAGCGGACTCTGCCCCTCGTGGAGCGGTGAAAAAGAGAACCCCTGAATGCGCGGGGGCCAGGGTGGCTCCTGCTCCGGCCGATTGGCCAGGGCCCATACACTGACGGCCAGAATCGCAATGGCCAGAGCGATAAGCACAGTGGACATCCTCATACCTGCTACATCCCTTCCCATCTGTCTATCTTAACGGGCATAGACCGCAACCCGATTAATCCGTGCACCTGGCCGAAACGGCCTCCTCGCTTGCCGCAAAACGATTCAAAACCACCATCATTGCTTTGCAACGCCCTCAAGTTTTTTTGCCCAGGGAACGATAACAACAATGTGACGAATTCGTAAAAAATGGCTCATCAATAACAGAGCCTCTCGGTTGGCTGAGAGACGTTCACGAGGCCGCGGAAATGATCGATAAGCCGAGGAAATTCCCTGGAGCAAGGAGATCCAGAAATCATGTTTAAGCGCCTTGCCTCTAAAAAACAACGTCTTTTTGTGATGATCGGCCTTTGCCTGCTGATATCGGATATCGTTGCGGGTACGGGCCGCGCCTCGGACGCCCCGATGGTGCCATCGCCGGAAATCGCGTCACCGGTCACAACGGAAAACGATTCCGGGCCGATTCCCGTTTCCATCCAACGTGACGAAAACGGTTACCGGCTGTACCGCGCCGGCCATCCCTATTTCATTAAAGGCATCGGCGGTCGGCAATATTTAACCATGGCGGCCGAATCCGGAGCCAATTCGGTCCGTACCTGGGCCAGCCATGATGCCGGCGGAATCCTGGACCGTGCAGATCGCCAGCAAATGACCGTCATGTTGGGCATCTGGCTTTCCCACAAGCGATCGGACTATCTGGATGGTGCCTACAGAAAACGCAAAGTGGATGAAGTCCAACGTCTTTTGAACAATCACAAAAACCATCCGGCGCTGTTGATCTGGGCCCTGGGCAACGAAATCAACCTGCAGGGGGCCAATACCCCGGAAGCCTGGCAGTTCGTCGAGCAGTTGGCCCGGCTCATAAAAAGCCAGGACCCCTATCACCCCGTCATCAGCGTCGTTGCCTTCGATCACCTGTCGGTGGCGAATATCGCCGTTCACGCCCCAAGTCTGGACGCGGTCGGCATCAATGCCTATGGTGCGCTCTCCGATGTTCGCAAGATGATCGACAGCACCGCGTATAACGGCCCCTATATCATCACCGAGTGGGGGGTAGACGGCCATTGGGAAGCTCGCCGTACGGTCTGGGGACGTCCCATTGAACCCACCAGCGCGGAAAAAGTCCGGTACCACATCGACCGCTACCGGGAAAACATCCTAGACAACCGTGACCGCTGCATCGGCTCCTATGTGTTCCTCTGGGGGCAAAAGCAGGAACGGACTCCCACCTGGTACAGTATGTTTATCGAAAATCTGCCCGGCGGTGAGATGCTAGCGGCCTCATGCCCTACCGTGGATGCGATGCACTTCAACTGGTCCGGACACTGGCCGGCCAATCAGGCACCGGCGGTGGCATCCATGACCGTTAACGACAAGGTGGCCGGCGGGGATGTCCGACTCAATCCCGGCGAAGCCTTTGTCGCCCGGGTGGCGGCATCCGATCCGGATGATGACGGTTTGCGCTATGTCTGGCAAATAATGGAGGAGCCATCCGAACTCAGCATCGGCGGCGCCCATGAGCCCCTCCCCGGTGTGCTGGGTGATGTGGTTGACGGGCATTTCCCGGAATTTATGTTCAATGCGCCGAACAAATCCGGTGAATACCGGTTGTTTGTCTATGTCCTCGATCAGAACGGGCACGTCGGCACCGCCAATTTCCCTTTTGCAGTAAACATCCCTTCATCATTAAAAGCCGACACCAACCCGCCTGTTCCGGAAAACAACACGTCGATACCGCCGTCGTAAGTCTCGAAGAACGAAAACAAGCAATGCAGTGAAGGTCAAAACCGGCTTGCGTCTCACCTTGCAGCCCCACTTAAGGATATTATTTTTTTGAATTTGGATTTGGATACAAAGGAAGAAACCTGCAACGGACGGATATGTTGTCAGGCAGACTTGGGCAGATAGAGTTGAATGCGGGTTCCTTTTCCCGTTTGCGAGTCAACATGGATCCAGCCCTTATGGCGTTTGACGATACCGGAGACCGCGGCCATGCTTAATCCCCTACCCTGAAATTTGGTTGAATAGAAAGGCTCGAACAGCCGGCGCAAAGTATCGCCATCCATTCCCGACCCGTTATCCTCGAAGGCAATGGACATATATTCGCCGGGTGCGAGTTCGTTTTTCATCTCTTCCGGTAGATCGTTCCATGGAAACAGCCGGCTGCTGATCCGAATGAGCCCTTTTTCAGGAATCGCTTCATCCGCATTGGCGATGATGGCCAGGATGGCCGTCCGCATCTGAATCAGATCAACGTTAACGGTGGTGGATTCATCAGCTAGGTCAACCTGCAGGTCTACCGTCGCTTTGATGGCGCGTTTGATTTCCGGTACGATTTCGGTGAACAGAGTGTTGATGGTCATGACCTGATTGGCGATAAATGTGCCTCCGCGTGCGTAGGCCAGCAGTTGACTGGTCAAACTTGACATCCGTTCAATGACCGGACGGGTTCGCTCGATGTGGGTCATGACCTTGGCGTCTCCATCGGCGAACATGGATATGAGATCAATCTTACCTGTTAATACTTGAAGCGCATTGTTGAACTGGTGAGCGACTCCCCCAGCCAATGCAGCGATGGCCTCCATATTCTGGGCCGTTAACAGCTGTTTTTCATATTGGAGCAGTTGACGGGTTTTCCGCTCGACCTCATCTTCCAGGTCCTGCTGCTGTTTTCGCAGCATTGACGAATAGATTAGGCTTTCGATGCCATTGGATGCATTACGAAGGATAATGGATACAATTTCCAATGAAGCAGTGTTAAGATTCGACATTTGAGACGGAAAAATCCCGATAAACAGCCCCCTGATTCGCGCATAGGTTGCCATTACATGGAGCAGGACTTTACGTTGACCGTCCTTGGAATTCAACGTGATCCCCCGCCGTTCACGGATCGCCCAGGCAACGAATCCATTATCGATCATAAACGCCAGTTCCGCTTCCAGAAAAGCTTTTTCATCAACCGGCATACATTGGCAAATCTGCAAATCGGACGTCTTCTCATCCACAAGACAGATGGCACAGGAATCGAAGCGAATGATGCGCTTGATGCGTTTGATCGTTTCCCCTGCGATCGCTTCGGGTGTGCATTCACGGCTGACTTCTTCTTGAAAGTCACCCAACGTCAGGGCATATTCAAGGGCATTGTGAATAGACCGAAGGCGGTCTTCTTGAGGGTCCCCATT
This window harbors:
- a CDS encoding RNA recognition motif domain-containing protein — its product is MTIRLPPSGLAKNIILNTIPIAHPEHQPASSDSNPLLFGAAGDVATGERHLRMNIYIGNLANNITEDRLKALFAEFGEVEHVKVIKDRFSGTPKGYGFIEMPSNSEADQAIKALNGNRIDGNAIKVRPADPGGKRKKKRSLRRKRY
- a CDS encoding cold-shock protein; translation: MADGIVKWFNDSKGYGFIEQENGPDVFVHHSGINATGFKSLNEGDRVTFDVQQGPKGPSAVNVTAV
- a CDS encoding J domain-containing protein gives rise to the protein MDLLTSFKILGITPLSDADQAKHAYKAQVRRWHPDQFPEGSASKIQAEEQLKRINVAYARIRQHLATHRPDTGPTSDAEPACRPPKKSPNGHVAPEKKRKRSWMDHLFDALNSFSGGDDDAGPSAVGETDAKRQRRSFKQVLDEMACGKVPEEGSPSPRPAPTYRCRTTGYRQPGRQSNTDAVDGTARVEPIKPVGRVRGIGRNR
- a CDS encoding aminoacyl-histidine dipeptidase, giving the protein MHKPTRAVIDYFEQINQHPRCSKQEQQISRWLTQWGGQRGLTVLSDRIGNLIIQVPASQGFEKAPTIILQGHMDMVCEKDAGSAHDFFKDPIRMVEDGPWLTAVETTLGADNGVAIAMALALVDNPTIAHPSLELFFTVDEETGLTGALGMDPGLLSGKILVNLDSEDEGLFVVGCAGGRDTTIRRPLAFQPVDRGYELLSVSVDGLQGGHSGLDIAKHRANANKLMARLLDAAMATVPLRIVSISGGTRKNVIPRNCRALLACPGDQAAMVASTVSSLADTIRNEYLATDSGLTIQLDQQGPAAEPCRGITEKDSALLVELLLALPDGPIEMDAQLPLLVQTSANLAMVSIEDETLSVITSQRSSIPSRLGAICRTVEAAGRLAGARATTDAGYPSWPMNRDSALLQRCTTLYRELFATDARVEVIHAGLECGVIGAHCPGMDMISMGPTIENPHSPSERLYLPSVEKVWRLLVALLESFGNNGQ
- a CDS encoding inositol monophosphatase family protein, whose protein sequence is MTKEPSHGIEALTAFALNAIRGAGQIALESFSKGGSAAKFDEGLITRAELQISQRFRQGLDQSYPDHQMFTSRTPDTQYTHDSRRYLWIFDPIDGVDNYQAGIPIWGMSLALFENFWPVFGAFYMPATGDLFYAQAGGKAYWGEREIRMADDRAIDDESLMFTFSRFHRYYLSEFPGKIRNLGCTGAHLCYVAMGRADIAVTANETFQDLAATRVIVEAAGGRIFKTSGEKFYLNDYLNGERIEEHLLVTAPGNCQALLDCLQKRS
- a CDS encoding FmdB family zinc ribbon protein, with protein sequence MPVYEFQCKCGHITEELVRMDTQTIECPKCHQQAKKIISACSFELKGGGWYADGYASSKK
- a CDS encoding glycosyltransferase family 2 protein, giving the protein MSTVLIALAIAILAVSVWALANRPEQEPPWPPRIQGFSFSPLHEGQSPLEKIYPDESDIESDLALLEGKTHAIRTYTVEDKLFRIPEMAKKYHLNVAFGVWIDGNHERNRKDMQIFLETAARSTNIVRAVVGNEAILRGELTPEELAVYLDEARAALDVPVSTAEPWHVWVKYHELAEHVDYIAVHMLPYWEGVHIDRAVDFVVEKIDLLKELFPGKPIIIAEVGWPSNGRTRQSAVASPANQAVFLRRFLDRAQQENYIYYIMEAFDQPWKRDTEGAVGAYWGVYDVARQEKFPFTRPIVPIPNWTRLAGLSVFIALITFAVLLIDSHSLSDRGRGFLAVLVFAAASGAVWVVYDYIHQYLTVGTVIVGLVMISGMIGVIVVLLTEAHEWAEARWIIRLRRSFRPVTLDDDQLPMVSIHVPAYNEPPEMVIDTLNALATLDYPRFEVLVVDNNTRDSGVWKPVAEHCHSLGARFRFFHVNPLAGFKAGALNFALSRTNAAAQIIAVIDSDYQVAPNWLRDLVPQFKEPKVGIVQAPQDYRDGELNAFKSMCYAEYRGFFFIGMVTRNERNAIIQHGTMTLIRRSVLESIDGWSEWSITEDAELGLRIFEHGYEAAYIPRSYGRGLMPDTFADYKKQRYRWAYGAVQILRRHAKFLSGSKKSQLRNGQRYHFIAGWLPWLADGANLFFNVAALLWSLAMIIDPLHIDPPLVIFSILPLALFTFKIGKVVYLYRTRVNATLAQTVAAAAAGLALSHTIANAVLAGFVTRDKPFYRTPKMAKTGKLSLLTQSLMVSLEEIFLLAAMLSAATTIGLLQKMDTLDMNLWVIVLVVQALPYAATLLVALVSGFPWMRGRFLHWRPQQQETIKTVANSEG
- a CDS encoding glycoside hydrolase family 2 TIM barrel-domain containing protein; this translates as MFKRLASKKQRLFVMIGLCLLISDIVAGTGRASDAPMVPSPEIASPVTTENDSGPIPVSIQRDENGYRLYRAGHPYFIKGIGGRQYLTMAAESGANSVRTWASHDAGGILDRADRQQMTVMLGIWLSHKRSDYLDGAYRKRKVDEVQRLLNNHKNHPALLIWALGNEINLQGANTPEAWQFVEQLARLIKSQDPYHPVISVVAFDHLSVANIAVHAPSLDAVGINAYGALSDVRKMIDSTAYNGPYIITEWGVDGHWEARRTVWGRPIEPTSAEKVRYHIDRYRENILDNRDRCIGSYVFLWGQKQERTPTWYSMFIENLPGGEMLAASCPTVDAMHFNWSGHWPANQAPAVASMTVNDKVAGGDVRLNPGEAFVARVAASDPDDDGLRYVWQIMEEPSELSIGGAHEPLPGVLGDVVDGHFPEFMFNAPNKSGEYRLFVYVLDQNGHVGTANFPFAVNIPSSLKADTNPPVPENNTSIPPS
- a CDS encoding sensor histidine kinase; the encoded protein is MVTGEKAMLNGDPQEDRLRSIHNALEYALTLGDFQEEVSRECTPEAIAGETIKRIKRIIRFDSCAICLVDEKTSDLQICQCMPVDEKAFLEAELAFMIDNGFVAWAIRERRGITLNSKDGQRKVLLHVMATYARIRGLFIGIFPSQMSNLNTASLEIVSIILRNASNGIESLIYSSMLRKQQQDLEDEVERKTRQLLQYEKQLLTAQNMEAIAALAGGVAHQFNNALQVLTGKIDLISMFADGDAKVMTHIERTRPVIERMSSLTSQLLAYARGGTFIANQVMTINTLFTEIVPEIKRAIKATVDLQVDLADESTTVNVDLIQMRTAILAIIANADEAIPEKGLIRISSRLFPWNDLPEEMKNELAPGEYMSIAFEDNGSGMDGDTLRRLFEPFYSTKFQGRGLSMAAVSGIVKRHKGWIHVDSQTGKGTRIQLYLPKSA